One region of Acidimicrobiia bacterium genomic DNA includes:
- a CDS encoding DUF742 domain-containing protein yields MWPPEHRAGGHHPRLVRPYVLTRGRTHVPGPLMALEAGVRRIADPGSFPAGAPPESRRIVDLCEAPMSLAEVSARMLLPVGVVRVLVGDLVTAGVVAVDDPHLVEHATDVHLLERLLDGIRAL; encoded by the coding sequence ATGTGGCCGCCCGAGCACCGTGCTGGTGGCCACCATCCTCGTCTTGTCCGGCCGTACGTGCTCACGCGCGGGCGTACGCACGTACCGGGCCCGCTGATGGCGCTGGAAGCAGGCGTGCGCCGCATCGCAGACCCGGGAAGCTTCCCCGCGGGTGCGCCTCCCGAGTCGCGCCGCATCGTCGACCTGTGCGAAGCGCCGATGTCGCTCGCTGAGGTTTCCGCCCGCATGCTCCTGCCGGTCGGCGTCGTGCGCGTGCTCGTCGGCGACCTGGTGACCGCGGGTGTGGTGGCCGTGGACGATCCGCACCTGGTGGAGCACGCGACCGACGTCCATCTCCTCGAGAGGCTGCTCGATGGCATCCGCGCTCTTTGA
- a CDS encoding ATP/GTP-binding protein — MASALFDHVRAPAAPVAMKIVVAGGFAAGKTTFIGAISEIEPLRTEAEMTVESLGVDRTGQVGKTGTTVAMDFGRITLGPDMVLYMFGTPGQDRFWFLWDELVRGAVGGVVLVDTRQVVECFAAVDYFEALGIPFVVAVNMFDGIATHHPRAVREALAVPANVPIVLCDARRKTHVQETLVLLVESALRQAQRAAV; from the coding sequence ATGGCATCCGCGCTCTTTGACCACGTGCGGGCGCCGGCCGCGCCCGTCGCGATGAAGATCGTGGTGGCGGGAGGCTTCGCGGCCGGCAAGACCACCTTCATCGGAGCGATCTCCGAGATCGAGCCGCTGCGCACCGAGGCCGAGATGACGGTGGAGAGCCTCGGGGTCGACCGCACGGGTCAGGTCGGCAAGACGGGGACCACCGTCGCCATGGACTTCGGCCGCATCACGCTCGGTCCCGACATGGTGCTCTACATGTTCGGCACGCCCGGGCAGGACCGCTTCTGGTTCCTGTGGGACGAGCTCGTGCGCGGGGCGGTTGGCGGTGTGGTGCTCGTCGACACCCGGCAAGTCGTCGAGTGCTTCGCCGCGGTCGACTACTTCGAGGCGTTGGGCATCCCGTTCGTCGTGGCCGTGAACATGTTCGACGGGATCGCGACGCATCACCCGCGTGCGGTGCGCGAGGCGCTCGCGGTTCCGGCCAACGTCCCGATCGTGCTGTGCGACGCCCGGCGCAAGACGCACGTGCAGGAGACGCTCGTGCTCCTGGTGGAGAGCGCCCTGCGTCAAGCCCAACGCGCCGCAGTCTGA